One Coregonus clupeaformis isolate EN_2021a unplaced genomic scaffold, ASM2061545v1 scaf0527, whole genome shotgun sequence genomic region harbors:
- the LOC121578424 gene encoding L-seryl-tRNA(Sec) kinase — MELNEDTVNLRCARTCLCVLCGLPAAGKSTLARAVNSHTVERGWRSAVISYDDLIPDDAFNVKEVEDEEDMTRPQTQTKWKLHRQAVLQCVEQFLQSPTELGQLTPNAYQIDSDAWRRLLHAAQVYGTSVGSSQAYPSPLEGPPPPPLVILLDDNFYYPSMRYEVYQLARKHSVGFCQVYVQCPVEACVRRNQLRPQPLPSDVIVEMAKRMEPPNPLRNPWEQNSVTLDSKDHFTIEYIQRLVKVISMALENPLSPVQDNTEQKEVDRQSCVSSVIHQADQACRRLVSQAMRGARDHKLPPERMRSLAAEFNESKTRFIQDLRKQVLHSLPLTQGESIEVEQVVNRAVDVFHKEKQEIIARFLPPYDRINATENEG, encoded by the exons ATGGAGCTAAATGAAGATACTGTTAATTTGCGATGTGCACGGACATGCTTGTGTGTTCTCTGCGGCTTGCCTGCAGCAGGAAAGTCGACGCTTGCACGGGCGGTCAACTCTCACACTGTAGAACGAGGGTGGAGGTCCGCTGTCATTTCTTATGATGACTTGATTCCCGATGACGCTTTCAACGTGAAAGAGGTCGAGGATGAAGAGGATATGACGCGCCCGCAGACG CAAACTAAATGGAAGTTGCACAGACAAGCAGTGCTACAGTGCGTCGAACAGTTCCTACAGAGTCCCACAGAGCTGGGACAGCTAACCCCAAACGCCTACCAGATCGACAGCGATGCCTGGCGTCGTCTCCTTCACGCCGCTCAGGTCTACGGGACGTCAGTGGGCTCTTCTCAGGCTTACCCTTCACCTTTAGAAggaccacctcctccaccactcgtCATTCTACTGGACGACAACTTCTACTATCCAAGCATGAGATATGAGGTGTACCAACTGGCCAGGAAAC ACTCTGTGGGATTCTGTCAGGTGTACGTTCAGTGTCCTGTGGAGGCCTGCGTCAGGAGAAACCAGCTGAGGCCCCAGCCCTTACCCAGTGACGTTATAGTAGAGATGGCCAAGCGCATGGAGCCTCCGAACCCTCTGAGAAACCCATGGGAGCAGAACAGTGTCACTCTGGACAGCAAAGACCACTTCACCATAGAATACAT CCAAAGGTTGGTGAAGGTGATCTCTATGGCGTTGGAGAACCCATTGAGTCCAGTCCAGGACAACACTGAGCAAAAG GAGGTTGACCGTCAGagctgtgtgtccagtgtgatcCACCAGGCTGACCAGGCCTGCAGACGCCTGGTCTCACAGGCCATGCGGGGGGCCAGAG ATCATAAACTTCCCCCAGAGAGGATGAGGTCTCTGGCAGCCGAGTTCAATGAATCCAAAACCAGATTTATCCAGGACCTGCGGAAACAAGTTCTCCACAGCCTTCCCCTAACCCAGGGAGAGAGCATCGAGGTGGAGCAGGTTGTGAACCGAGCCGTGGACGTCTTCCACAAAGAGAAACAGGAAATCATTGCAAGATTCCTTCCTCCTTATGACAGAATAAATGCAACAGAAAATGAGGGATAG